The window ATCTACAGTAGCCCTTTTTCTTTATTATTCCAGCGTCTGGTTTGCACATGGAATTGAGTGTGTGCATCTCATGCAGCTACACTTGAATATCCGTGCATATATGTTGATCAATCAGAGCGAATTTTTTTGTACCAGACAAAGCATCCTTGACTTTTCTTTTCGCGAGATCGTCGTCGATCGTCTGAAGAAAAGTAGGCAGCAGTGCACTAGTATGTTGTTTCACCTGGCTGCGAGAGATTGTAACGTTTATTCTGCTTTATCTAGCTCAGGTTGCTATTTCTTCCAGCCTAGCTAGTAATTGTTTCTTCCCTCCTTGTGTTGGAGTACTACTTGTGTAAACCATCGGAACATTGTTGCTCTGTGATAATTAAGTAAAATAGACATCGCAAAAAATGCTGAACGTGCTGTTTGAAAAGCTTGGGTACGTGGGTCCATCTATTTTGATGTCTAAAATGGTACTAGCAGCAGTCTGATCTAATCTCGGTTGCCTTCTTCTCTAGAGTCTAGACAACTCAACGCGAAAACATAGGACGGCTCATGATGTTGACTTACACAAGGGACTTGGATGTAGCGAGTTGTTTGCGATATTTGAAAGGTTGTGGATAGGTTTCAGTCCATTAAaacttaaccaagtctcagtcaagtgaTTTACTAGTAtataagaagaaaaaaggaaaaactggAAACAAAAATTTTAGTACGAACCATGCAAGATCAAAGGAATATAGCATCGACAGAGACATAACGaagtctcagtcgagtgagacttaGCAGAACTGTATTTGAAATGAACTGTAACATTGTAGTACATCCATacacattttcttcttctttttaagcGCCATACAAATTTTCTGTTTCACTTTTGCATTTTCCGTTTGCAAGATACAAATAAGACAGGGAAAAACCCCGTCTATAGGCAGTGTTAAAACTAGCAATGCAAATGTAATACTCTTTGCAATGCACCTGTTGAAATTTTGCACGTTTAGGTTAACTGCAGCAGTGACAGTATGTTAACTATAGTATTATATACTATGAAGTACAGACctgtaaaaagaagaagaaaactagtaTCTGAAGTATGAGTCTCGGGAGTCAAAGCTCCACAGGGAAGCGCTGGCGCCATGGCCACACTCCTCCATGTCCTCGTCGCCCTGCGTCGGCGGCGGCGTCACCTGCAGGAAGTCGTACGCATTGCTGCCCCAGCCGGCCGTCGGCGAGAAGAGCGGCGGCTGGTGCGCCATGACCGAGCGCCAGTCGATGCTGCCGTCCGGCgcggccgccacctcgccgccgaaAATGTCCATGGCGCCATTCTCATGCTGCGGCCACGACGGCTGCGTCACGGGCCACTGCTCCATCGACAGCGCGGCCGGCGCCCGCGAGAAGCAGTCGTCGGCCACGTCCATGAGCGCGGCGGCCGCCTCCCGGGCCGAGACTGTGGCGCGGTTGGCGTGGGAGAGCGCGGCCGCCTGCACCTCCTGCGGGTCGACGCTGtggcggcacggcggcggcggcgagtccgGGAAGTTGAGGTCGGCGCCGGCGGCCCCGGGCCCGCGGAGGCAGACGAAGGCGGCGTCGAAGGCGCGCGCGGCCTTCTCGGGCGCGTCGTAGGAGCCCAGCCAGATGCGCTCCCGGCTGTTGGGCAGCCGGATCTCCGACACCCACTTGCCCCACTTGCGCCGCCGCACGCCCTTGTACTTCCTGCCCCCGCCGCCCTCCGCCTCCGGCGACGCGGCCCCGCTCGCCGGCGACGACGTCGACATGCCGCCGGTCAGCTAGCAGCTCAGCTGGTGGCCGGGAGAAGCTAGCTagtagtcgtcgtcgtcgccgatggaagcttgctcgtgctgctgccgcTGTACGTCGGTCGAAGGGTTAGACGCTGGCTGGCTGCGTTGCCGATGGAGCTGAGCTGATGGTGCTGGCGCGCGGCCGCTTTATACCGTCGCCGGGGTCGCGCGCGGCGCGTTGACTCGCCGGAAATGGCGCGTCGGACGGGGACGTGCATGGTCCTGGCCACGTGGCGAGTCGTAGGGCCAGCTAGCACGGGATCGATCGCTTTGGCCAACGCGTGCAGATCCCGGGTGTGGCTGCTCGGTGGGGCCGCAGTCGGTCGTCGTCTTCCTGTCCTAATTGGGGCCTCTTTGGTTCTAGAGACATGTACTAAAATGTACGGCAAAAAATGTGACGTATAAATACCAGCTACTTATTGAAGGTTTAGGGAGGATCATTGCTGACGCCGAGAGACAATTGGGTTGACTCTCCGTGGCTCTGCAAAAAAGTCAATCAAAGATCTACAGTGCTTATACTATAGAATAATAAGGCATGAGGATCAAAGTCCAAATTTGATGACACGTGTGAATAGTATATTTTTAAGTGGAAGCCAGTGCGGTCCCATCGATAGCAGGACGCCTACGGTGAGTTTGCTACTCTTGAAACTCATCGTATTACTAGGTATttccaaaacaaaaaaaaacttgaTATCTTTGTACAGTACTTTATTATCACGTAGTGGTATCTACTCTCCACTTGATAGAAAACCCACCATGCATGATATTTTTGTGCTGGTGCATGTTTAGAATGCTAGAGTTGTTCCTTCGCAAAGAAAACGGTAGAGTTGTTCCAAATTATTTCGACTTATAAAAATCTATATTGCAAAATAGTTTTTTAAATAGAGAGTTGTATTAATTTAAAGAGGAAACACTACCATGCAACTCTCTACGTCAAATTGGGCAAGACAATGGGCTAAACTATTGACTCTTCTATATACTTTATGAACTTTAACTTCTCAGTTTTCTTGCTTGATGGCTTGTAATTCCCTCACAATCACTCCGGTTTCCAATCTATCCATACATGAGGGGTCGAGTGCCTTTTGCCACCACGTTGTTTTCCGTCTCAATAACTAAAGGTAGGTCCGTACCTGACATTGCTTTCCGTAGTCCTTCTAGACAAGCAATAGCTTTGGCAAAATCTTCTCCTTTGCATCGTGGAAGATAGTCCCAGGTCGATAAGATAATACTCCCATCATGATCTCGAACCATTGATCCCCATGCTCCACTGCTGCTCTCCTGCAAGAAACTTCCATCGACATTGACCTTGTCCCACCCGAGGTCAGGCTTTTGCCACACTTCTTCCTTAGTATTATCGGGTTCTTTCACTACTGGCAGTTTGATCATAGGGCTTTTCCCTTAAGATTGATCTCGGAGTTTCCTCAATTATGCGGATGTTTACAAGGTAGTTTTGCAAAAATCGAGCAAAGTGAGAAATTTTTGCTTTACCTTTTGCAAAGATCACATCATTTCTATGATGCCAAACACGCCACCAAAATAGCATTTGTTTTTGTCTTAGGTCTTCAATCGCTTTATCAAGTAGGACAAGAACCCAATCCCTTTCTGTATAGCTTATTTCACTCTCAGGAGGGAGGTTCCACACGTCCTTCAACTCATGCCAAAGGGCTCTTGCAAAGGTACATCGTTGTGCAACATGGAATCCCATTTCGTCATCAGCACCACAAACATTACAAATCGGAGTGAGGCCCGGGATACGTCTAAATCTATTAGTTTTAACCACAAGGGATTCAGTTGCTAGCCTCCATGCAAATACATGTTTTTCTCCTACACATATGGTAGGAAATGCTATCAGAGGCTCTAGAGGCCCAATGGAGGGAGGCGCCATCCCCGACTTCCGGTGAGTTGTGCGATGTAGCCCGCATGTGGTCCCGAGTCAATAGGTATATTTTCTTGAAAGTTCCAACAAGTTTACATTTGGAGATGACGGGGTTTTGCATTCTTGTGGTTTCGCAAAAGAAATTTTGAGCAGCTAAAGTTGCCTTTTAGTTCACAATCATCAGCTTTTACCTAATAATCTCCTTTTTCCTGTAGATTTATTTCTTGCACATTTTTCTAACATTTTTAAAAGAACTACAAAATTCTACCACATGCtaggttttttgaaaaaaaattagttCTACAATCCTACTTTTCTAATTTAAGAGTGTGTGACATGGAGTGTAATCAATGCACACTCAATTTGCATAAGCATAGAATACTATGTCGAAGTTCAGATTGCCCCTCATCAACTTGAAAATCATAATACGCCCCTTTCTTATAGCTCTCGATACCACTcggcttcgtcaatctcaagatgatgtgcctACTTAGACTATCAgaggtgctcataagggtagggtGAGCGTGCGTGCGTTCATATAATGGTGAGTGGGGCAATGCTACATCTATGTAAACTATTTTGCGTACCTCACGGGAAAGCTGATGTGGAAAGCTTTGATTGGAAAAGAAAAGGGCAGGGGCCCACCCAGTAAAATACAGGGTCAAAGATTAGTTAAGGACGAAAAGTTAAGTAGGCATTACTAGCAACTTCATCGGTGTAGCATTTTCAATGatgagtgtatatatatatatgtatgagcGTCTCCGTCTAAATGTGTTAAAAACCACTATGTTACATATGTGGCCGCCGTGTCATCAAAGCCACAtaatcctctctctctccctctccctttctctttcAATACATGTCAGCACACCCGAATCATTTCCTCCTAAGCTACTTGTCTGAATAACATATAATCTAAATTATGGACTCACTGAATGTTTTTACTAGGTAAACTGAATTTTCACAGcaggcttttgggtaatgacttaaaaaGTCATCTTcatttttttttttgagagaaatAAGTCATCTTCTCCTAAACTACCAGTTCAAGTGAGTCGGAGTTTGAAGCGCGGACTCGGTGGACGACATGGTTTGAACCTTGAAGTCTCGGACCAAAATTTGAAATAGCAACATAGCAGGTCATTAATTCTCCACAAATCTGCTTGTCCATACGATGATTAGGATTTTCCTTGCAGTATTTTCAAGTGTTTGTTTCAACTTTTACCTCACGGGCTAttcgcaaaaataaataaataaaatcgtGGACGTGTGTTTGGGTGGCGTGACTTGCTACTATCTAGCTAGCCGCGTGGCCAGACATGTCACTCACGTACCGTACCAAATTTTCACCCTCCCTCAGTACATTTTTTCTGACGTTTTTACGTGCAGTACGTTCTCAAGCTATCATCGGTCGACCCCTCGTCGCTCTCAAAAGCCAAACCCAAAGAAAAAGTGCCGGCCGGCCGGTTCTTCTTCGACACGTACGGTGTGAGTACATCACGGCAGCGACCTCCCGGTTCACCGCCGGCCCGGCAGGTCGGAGTGCGGACCCAACATCGCATTCGGACACAGTACTGCAGCGTGCTGCGGCCGCCGATTTCGCCGGTATACCGCAGACCGATCGACGTACCAAGCGGCGGCTAGCTCGTGTGCCGCCGgccggccgcgcgcgcgggcagtCAAACGCACATGACAAGGTGATTTTTATCTCGTGCGTGCAGTGCGTGTGAATGGCAGTGATCGACCGCCATGAGGTGGACGGTAACTCTGCTTTACCTCTTCTATAAACTGTAGACACGAATGTTGCCTACTAATTACTccagtaagcatgcacgtgcaagtGCAACACATGTATAATC is drawn from Triticum dicoccoides isolate Atlit2015 ecotype Zavitan chromosome 6B, WEW_v2.0, whole genome shotgun sequence and contains these coding sequences:
- the LOC119321383 gene encoding ethylene-responsive transcription factor RAP2-1-like produces the protein MSTSSPASGAASPEAEGGGGRKYKGVRRRKWGKWVSEIRLPNSRERIWLGSYDAPEKAARAFDAAFVCLRGPGAAGADLNFPDSPPPPCRHSVDPQEVQAAALSHANRATVSAREAAAALMDVADDCFSRAPAALSMEQWPVTQPSWPQHENGAMDIFGGEVAAAPDGSIDWRSVMAHQPPLFSPTAGWGSNAYDFLQVTPPPTQGDEDMEECGHGASASLWSFDSRDSYFRY